One Edaphobacter flagellatus genomic region harbors:
- the tgt gene encoding tRNA guanosine(34) transglycosylase Tgt has translation MALTFEISKVAEGGGRRGVLMLPHGEVQTPVFMPVGTAASVKTVEQGVLEQIGPPKPDGTARGAEIILANTYHLYLRPGHERIARLGGVHKFMSWERPMLTDSGGFQVFSLSSLRKVTPDGVEFRSHLDGSKHFFSPEHSMDVQIALGADIAMVFDECVETPASWERTKESMGLTHAWAGRSKDHFEANKHRVPWHEELGGATQNLFGIVQGGMYVDLRKESAERLVEMEFPGYAIGGLAVGEPREVTREMIARTLEWLPKDKPRYVMGVGYPDEIEEYAKMGVDMMDCVLPTRAGRHGLLFTRKEDGSVERMNIKRKEYAEDQGPIDATCGCMVCARYTRAYLRHLFVAGEPLGLTLNSIHNLHFYLATMDRVRAELAG, from the coding sequence ATGGCTTTGACGTTTGAGATCAGTAAGGTCGCCGAAGGTGGCGGACGCAGGGGCGTGCTTATGCTGCCGCATGGCGAGGTGCAGACGCCGGTGTTTATGCCTGTCGGTACGGCGGCGAGTGTGAAGACGGTGGAGCAGGGCGTGCTGGAGCAGATCGGTCCACCGAAGCCGGACGGTACGGCGCGTGGTGCGGAGATTATTCTGGCGAATACGTATCACCTGTATCTGCGGCCCGGGCATGAGCGGATTGCGCGGCTGGGCGGTGTGCACAAATTTATGAGCTGGGAGCGGCCGATGCTGACGGACTCGGGCGGCTTCCAGGTTTTTAGCTTGTCGAGTTTGCGTAAGGTGACTCCGGATGGTGTGGAGTTTCGTTCGCATCTGGATGGCTCGAAGCACTTCTTTTCGCCGGAACACTCGATGGATGTGCAGATTGCTCTGGGCGCGGATATTGCGATGGTCTTCGACGAGTGTGTGGAGACGCCGGCGAGCTGGGAGAGAACGAAGGAGTCGATGGGCCTGACGCATGCGTGGGCCGGGCGCTCGAAGGATCATTTCGAAGCAAACAAGCATCGCGTGCCGTGGCATGAGGAGCTGGGCGGCGCAACGCAGAACCTGTTCGGCATTGTGCAGGGCGGCATGTATGTGGACCTGCGTAAGGAGTCGGCGGAGCGGCTGGTGGAAATGGAGTTTCCCGGCTACGCGATTGGCGGTCTTGCTGTGGGCGAGCCGCGTGAGGTGACGCGCGAGATGATTGCACGCACGTTGGAGTGGCTGCCGAAGGACAAGCCGCGTTACGTGATGGGCGTCGGCTATCCGGACGAGATTGAGGAGTACGCGAAGATGGGCGTCGATATGATGGACTGCGTGCTACCGACGCGCGCGGGGCGTCATGGGCTGCTGTTTACGCGTAAGGAAGATGGCAGTGTCGAGCGCATGAACATCAAGCGCAAAGAGTATGCGGAGGATCAGGGGCCGATCGATGCAACGTGCGGCTGCATGGTGTGTGCTCGCTATACGCGTGCGTATCTGCGGCATCTGTTTGTAGCGGGTGAGCCGTTGGGCCTGACGTTGAACTCCATTCATAATCTGCATTTTTATCTGGCTACGATGGATCGGGTGCGGGCGGAGCTGGCCGGGTAA
- a CDS encoding heparinase II/III-family protein has product MNRRELLRGSAALVSGGYLSPAFGLGGMQNAGELAGPPKYLLSSTFTQELLRAKLVPLGQWHPYPRATERDAWMQVPEDVRTAITKRAEAVRGQDWPSLLATTALDFKRNGNRSRYEGQQFGRRRRLIDLVLGECVAGDGRYLDDITNGIWLICEETFWGAPAHLSAQKARVGLPDAAEPIVDLFAAETASTMAWVDYLVGEKLNSVSPLIGPRIRLEAKRRVLDPCLARDDFWWMGLTAKRGHLNNWNPWINSNWLMTNMLLEQDAERRLQALVKSCRSLDEFLSDYSPDGGCEEGPVYWQRSPGSYFDCCRTLASAVNGTADVMTHPFVQRMGQFIADVHIAGNAYVNYGDAHMEDAPSPELVYRYGLAAKLPLLKQFGAFYSGKNGLGAAGEAAKLERAVGASLPSLARSLPDILCAKEIRVSPKADALGRDAWYPALHLMTARAKAGTTDGFYLAVQAASNGRSHGHNDSGSFIVFHDGEPVLIDPGVEAYTAKTFSAQRYNIWTMQSAFHNLPTINGVMQHEGNAYQASEVKYASDDAHASIAMNLATAYPAEAGAKRWMREVVLDRRTGVVQVEEDFILAKAAPVALSFMTPRTPSDVHGAVIFHSAKSGVKDVALKYDAAVFRSSVDTIELEDEGMRRSWGPALYRVQLHTVSDVGGGRWRFEIA; this is encoded by the coding sequence ATGAATCGTCGGGAGCTTTTGCGTGGTTCGGCTGCTTTGGTGAGTGGAGGCTATCTGTCTCCAGCGTTTGGACTAGGGGGGATGCAGAATGCAGGTGAGTTGGCGGGACCGCCGAAGTATCTGCTGAGCTCGACCTTTACGCAGGAGTTATTGCGCGCGAAGCTGGTTCCGTTGGGGCAGTGGCATCCGTATCCGCGTGCGACGGAACGCGATGCGTGGATGCAAGTGCCGGAGGATGTGCGCACTGCGATCACGAAGCGCGCTGAGGCTGTGCGCGGTCAGGATTGGCCATCGCTGCTGGCGACGACGGCGCTCGATTTCAAGCGCAACGGGAATCGCTCGCGGTATGAGGGACAGCAGTTCGGGCGGCGGCGCAGGCTGATCGATCTGGTTCTGGGCGAGTGTGTGGCCGGCGATGGTCGCTATCTGGATGACATTACGAACGGCATCTGGCTGATATGCGAAGAGACGTTCTGGGGCGCGCCTGCGCATCTTTCCGCACAGAAGGCACGTGTGGGACTGCCGGATGCAGCCGAGCCAATTGTCGATCTGTTTGCGGCGGAGACGGCATCGACGATGGCATGGGTTGACTATCTGGTGGGTGAGAAGCTGAACAGCGTCTCGCCGCTGATCGGTCCGCGTATCCGCCTGGAGGCGAAGCGGCGTGTGTTGGATCCGTGTCTTGCTCGCGACGATTTCTGGTGGATGGGTTTGACGGCGAAGCGCGGGCATCTGAACAACTGGAATCCGTGGATCAACTCGAACTGGCTGATGACGAACATGCTGCTAGAGCAGGATGCGGAGCGTCGTCTGCAGGCGCTGGTGAAGAGCTGCCGCAGCCTCGATGAGTTTTTGAGCGACTATTCGCCCGATGGTGGATGTGAAGAAGGACCGGTGTATTGGCAGCGCTCACCGGGATCATACTTCGATTGTTGCCGGACGCTGGCTTCAGCGGTGAACGGCACGGCCGATGTAATGACGCATCCGTTTGTACAGCGCATGGGGCAGTTCATCGCGGATGTGCATATCGCAGGCAATGCTTATGTGAACTATGGCGACGCGCACATGGAAGATGCTCCATCGCCGGAGCTGGTGTATCGCTATGGGCTTGCGGCGAAGCTACCGCTACTAAAGCAGTTCGGCGCGTTTTACTCGGGCAAAAACGGTCTGGGAGCGGCGGGGGAAGCGGCGAAGCTGGAGCGCGCGGTGGGTGCAAGCCTGCCGAGTCTTGCGCGGTCACTGCCGGATATTTTGTGCGCGAAAGAGATTCGTGTCTCTCCGAAGGCTGACGCGCTAGGACGCGATGCATGGTATCCGGCACTGCACCTGATGACTGCCCGTGCGAAGGCAGGCACGACGGACGGCTTTTATCTTGCGGTACAGGCAGCGAGCAATGGGCGCAGCCACGGACACAATGACTCGGGGAGCTTCATCGTCTTCCACGATGGCGAGCCGGTGCTGATTGATCCCGGCGTCGAGGCGTACACGGCGAAGACCTTCAGCGCACAGCGTTACAACATCTGGACGATGCAGTCGGCGTTTCACAATCTGCCGACGATCAACGGTGTGATGCAGCATGAGGGCAACGCCTATCAGGCGAGCGAGGTGAAGTATGCGAGCGACGATGCGCATGCTTCGATTGCGATGAATCTAGCTACTGCGTATCCGGCAGAGGCCGGGGCGAAGCGGTGGATGCGCGAAGTTGTGCTCGACCGCAGGACCGGCGTCGTGCAGGTGGAGGAAGACTTCATTCTGGCCAAGGCTGCTCCGGTTGCGTTGTCATTTATGACGCCGCGCACGCCTTCGGATGTGCATGGAGCCGTTATCTTTCACTCGGCTAAGTCAGGTGTGAAGGACGTTGCGTTGAAGTACGATGCCGCAGTTTTTCGTTCGAGTGTGGATACGATCGAGCTTGAAGACGAAGGCATGCGGCGTTCGTGGGGGCCTGCGCTTTATCGCGTGCAACTTCACACGGTGAGCGATGTCGGCGGCGGACGGTGGAGGTTCGAGATTGCATGA
- a CDS encoding M20/M25/M40 family metallo-hydrolase → MRLFTAALFAIVTSSLASAQMPVSPETRATVTHIVGDVIVNGQAYEYDRQLADEIGPRLTGSANYVHAVSWAQDKFKALGLANVHTEGWKIPATWEPDGPASGHIIAPREQTLHIYSLGWSPSTPASGVKGNVVYLEHLTPEGVEAQKDKLGDNIILADRKSLGANPKFSEILKALDQLNKLSVKALLLYGGANGIESATALTFDGSLSHFPVAQVGLEDVALIRRMLEHGPVTVEFSFKNRIRKDVEVNNVIAEIPGRELPNEVVIVAGHLDSWHPATGAQDNGTGASTVIEVARAVKASGRPPRRTMRFILFGGEEQGILGSTAYVRAHRAELPSIDCVLISDTGAQPAKGWYVMGRDDEKQALANVEPLLAGLGSNDTTPSVEFLFQTDHISFDLLGVPTLVLWNETDKYFKLHHKASDSFDSVVQADLNQGAATTAATAYAIADSEKSFAPHDTPEQIETMLKNASQWEDYQFFKAAGVFP, encoded by the coding sequence ATGCGTTTATTCACGGCTGCACTTTTTGCGATCGTTACATCCTCGCTGGCATCGGCCCAGATGCCCGTCTCGCCGGAGACTCGCGCCACCGTCACTCACATCGTGGGTGACGTCATCGTCAACGGACAGGCCTACGAATACGACCGCCAGCTCGCCGACGAGATCGGCCCGCGACTGACCGGCTCCGCCAACTACGTCCACGCTGTCTCATGGGCGCAGGATAAGTTCAAAGCGCTCGGCCTCGCCAACGTTCACACCGAAGGCTGGAAGATCCCGGCCACATGGGAGCCGGATGGCCCCGCCTCCGGGCACATCATCGCACCGCGTGAACAGACGCTGCACATCTATTCTCTCGGCTGGAGCCCCTCCACGCCCGCTTCCGGTGTGAAGGGCAACGTCGTCTATCTCGAACACCTCACTCCGGAAGGCGTCGAGGCGCAAAAGGACAAGCTCGGCGACAACATCATCCTCGCCGATCGCAAGTCCCTCGGTGCGAACCCGAAGTTCAGCGAGATTCTTAAGGCACTCGACCAGCTCAACAAGCTCTCGGTAAAGGCGCTGCTGCTATACGGGGGAGCCAATGGGATCGAGAGCGCGACCGCGCTCACCTTCGACGGCAGCCTTTCGCACTTCCCCGTCGCACAGGTTGGCCTTGAAGACGTAGCCCTCATCCGGCGCATGCTCGAGCACGGTCCTGTCACGGTCGAGTTCTCCTTTAAGAACCGCATCCGCAAAGATGTCGAAGTCAACAACGTCATCGCTGAGATCCCCGGCCGCGAGCTTCCCAACGAAGTCGTCATCGTCGCTGGCCATCTCGATTCCTGGCACCCGGCCACCGGTGCGCAGGACAACGGCACCGGCGCCTCCACCGTCATTGAAGTGGCGCGTGCCGTCAAGGCCAGTGGACGCCCACCGCGCCGCACAATGCGCTTCATCCTCTTCGGCGGAGAAGAGCAGGGCATCCTCGGCTCCACTGCCTATGTACGCGCCCATCGCGCCGAGCTTCCCTCCATCGACTGCGTACTCATCTCCGACACCGGCGCACAGCCGGCCAAAGGCTGGTACGTGATGGGCCGCGACGACGAGAAGCAGGCGCTCGCCAACGTCGAACCGCTGCTCGCGGGCCTCGGCTCCAACGACACTACGCCTTCGGTCGAATTCCTCTTCCAGACCGACCATATCTCCTTCGATCTTCTCGGCGTACCCACGCTCGTCCTGTGGAACGAAACCGATAAGTACTTCAAGCTCCATCACAAGGCATCGGACTCCTTCGATTCCGTCGTGCAGGCCGACCTCAACCAGGGAGCCGCCACCACAGCGGCTACGGCCTACGCCATTGCCGATTCGGAAAAATCCTTCGCTCCGCACGACACACCCGAGCAGATCGAGACCATGCTGAAGAACGCCAGCCAGTGGGAGGATTATCAGTTCTTCAAAGCCGCTGGCGTCTTCCCATAA
- a CDS encoding heme-degrading domain-containing protein — MTNHPQDDLARVIHQEAELRLHHFNNDDAWKLGTLVRELAVERGHTLVIDIRRFGQPSQQLFFTALPGTTPDNARWVERKANVVARFHRSSYQLGLFLAKSNISFHEKYSLPDADYATHGGSFPLHVIGTGVVGALTVSGLPQRQDHNLVVEALCLTLGRDPEELKLP, encoded by the coding sequence ATGACGAATCACCCGCAGGACGACCTCGCACGCGTCATCCACCAGGAGGCCGAGCTTCGCCTACACCACTTCAACAACGACGATGCCTGGAAGCTCGGGACGCTGGTGCGCGAGCTCGCCGTCGAGCGCGGCCACACGCTCGTGATCGACATACGCCGCTTCGGCCAGCCCAGCCAGCAGCTCTTCTTCACGGCGCTGCCCGGGACCACGCCTGACAACGCGCGCTGGGTCGAACGCAAGGCCAACGTCGTCGCTCGCTTCCATCGCAGCAGCTACCAGCTCGGGCTCTTCCTCGCCAAGAGCAACATCTCCTTTCACGAGAAGTACTCCCTGCCCGACGCCGACTACGCCACGCACGGCGGCAGCTTCCCGCTGCACGTCATCGGCACGGGAGTCGTCGGCGCTCTCACCGTCTCCGGCCTGCCGCAGAGGCAGGACCACAACCTCGTCGTCGAAGCCCTCTGCCTCACCCTGGGCCGCGACCCCGAGGAGTTGAAGCTGCCCTGA
- a CDS encoding M3 family metallopeptidase — MAIRRNFSRTLIPASCVLAIAACTVSSVAQSTDPLHAWTNGADPAALETWVNARLDAAKADIDKVTAVTGAHTVENTVRPYDEALNQLSLAGNEAYMMYSVGDAAPLRDKGQAMVAKVSSATTDLSLNQQVYKALAAVSLTGADAATKHYVERALLEYRLAGVDKDEATRKKLRQLQDKITDASLVFGRNVADGRLEVKATKAELDGLPEDYIARHKPNADGSYTLNTDSPDSTPVFNFAKSAELRKRMYLAYNERAYPKNVDVLKSILEARQELATTLGYKTYADLATADQMMGSATSLKTFLKDVDDASRGTAQKEFELLKAYAQTQQPGLTTIPASDANYWAELYRRAKYDFDAQSARPYFAYDEVQAGILQTAAKLFHVEFRAVTDAKTWDPSVSTFDVFDAAGASHAKLGRIYLDMHPRDGKDKWFSSAPIVPGIRGRQVPEGMLICNFPGGVPNDPGLMEYSDVVTFFHEFGHLMHHILGSQGEWSNAGGFNVEGDFVEAPSQMLEEMFRDYGILSAFAKNYKTGETIPVALVEKMNAAGAYGRGRWVQAQLLYSTYSLQVHNRPPADIDFYALWKDDFERFTPYAFVDGNRFYASFTHLTGYSSNYYTYMLDKVIAVDFFAQFDKGNLLGGPAAMRYRRTVLEPGATKPAAALVHDFLGRPQSLEALKSWMNEEFATPGAKMAVGK, encoded by the coding sequence TTGGCCATTCGGCGCAATTTCTCACGCACACTGATTCCTGCAAGCTGTGTTCTTGCCATAGCTGCCTGCACTGTATCTTCTGTGGCGCAATCCACCGATCCGCTGCACGCCTGGACGAATGGCGCCGATCCCGCAGCGCTTGAAACCTGGGTGAATGCCCGGCTGGATGCCGCGAAGGCCGACATCGACAAGGTGACTGCCGTGACCGGCGCGCATACCGTGGAGAACACGGTGCGTCCGTATGACGAAGCGCTGAATCAGCTGTCGCTGGCAGGCAACGAAGCCTACATGATGTATTCGGTGGGCGATGCGGCTCCGCTGCGCGACAAGGGGCAGGCGATGGTGGCGAAGGTCTCGTCGGCGACGACAGATCTCAGCCTGAATCAGCAGGTATACAAGGCGCTGGCTGCGGTTTCGCTGACGGGAGCAGACGCAGCGACGAAGCACTACGTCGAGCGCGCTCTGCTTGAGTACCGTCTCGCCGGTGTCGATAAAGACGAGGCCACGCGGAAGAAGCTACGTCAGCTGCAGGACAAGATTACCGATGCGTCGCTGGTCTTCGGACGTAACGTTGCCGATGGCAGGCTCGAGGTTAAGGCGACGAAGGCGGAGCTCGACGGTCTGCCTGAGGACTACATTGCACGGCACAAGCCGAACGCTGATGGCAGCTACACACTTAACACCGATTCTCCGGATTCGACGCCGGTCTTCAACTTTGCCAAGAGCGCCGAGCTGCGCAAGCGCATGTACCTGGCTTACAACGAGCGTGCGTATCCGAAGAACGTTGACGTATTGAAGAGCATTCTGGAGGCGCGGCAGGAGCTGGCAACGACGCTCGGCTATAAGACCTATGCCGATCTGGCGACGGCTGACCAGATGATGGGTTCGGCGACGAGCCTGAAGACGTTTCTGAAGGACGTCGACGATGCTTCGCGCGGAACCGCGCAGAAGGAGTTCGAGCTGCTGAAGGCGTACGCGCAGACACAGCAGCCGGGGCTGACAACAATTCCTGCCTCCGACGCGAACTACTGGGCCGAGCTGTATCGTCGCGCGAAGTACGACTTTGATGCGCAGAGCGCACGACCTTACTTCGCCTATGACGAGGTGCAGGCAGGAATCCTGCAGACGGCGGCGAAGCTCTTCCACGTTGAATTCAGAGCGGTAACCGATGCGAAGACGTGGGACCCTTCCGTCTCGACCTTCGATGTGTTCGATGCGGCAGGCGCAAGCCACGCGAAGCTGGGCCGCATCTACCTCGACATGCATCCACGCGATGGCAAGGACAAGTGGTTCTCCTCCGCGCCGATCGTTCCCGGTATTCGCGGACGCCAGGTTCCCGAAGGCATGTTGATCTGCAACTTTCCCGGCGGCGTGCCGAACGATCCCGGCCTGATGGAGTATTCCGACGTGGTGACCTTCTTCCACGAGTTCGGCCACCTGATGCATCACATCCTCGGCAGCCAGGGCGAGTGGTCGAATGCGGGCGGCTTCAACGTCGAGGGTGATTTTGTGGAGGCTCCGTCGCAGATGCTCGAAGAGATGTTTCGCGACTACGGCATCCTCTCGGCATTTGCGAAGAACTATAAGACCGGCGAGACGATTCCCGTTGCGCTGGTGGAAAAGATGAACGCCGCGGGCGCGTACGGACGCGGACGCTGGGTGCAGGCGCAGCTTCTCTACTCAACCTACTCGCTGCAGGTACACAACCGGCCTCCGGCTGACATCGACTTCTATGCCTTGTGGAAAGACGACTTCGAGCGTTTCACGCCGTATGCGTTTGTCGACGGCAACCGCTTCTATGCGAGCTTTACACACCTGACGGGCTACTCGTCGAACTACTACACCTACATGCTCGACAAGGTGATTGCGGTGGACTTCTTCGCACAGTTCGACAAGGGCAACCTGCTGGGCGGCCCGGCGGCGATGCGTTATCGCAGGACAGTGCTGGAGCCGGGAGCGACCAAGCCAGCAGCCGCGCTGGTGCATGACTTCCTCGGCAGACCGCAGAGTCTTGAGGCGCTGAAGTCCTGGATGAACGAGGAGTTTGCAACGCCGGGCGCGAAGATGGCTGTCGGCAAGTAA
- a CDS encoding HipA family kinase, with protein sequence MQLRTVRATQYVTALREGGSMPAIVAADDLGLYVLKFRGAGQGPLALVAELVAGEIGRELRLNVPELVFMEVDAALGRNEPDQEIRDLLKASVGLNLALDYLPGSTMFDPAAGDKADARTASMAVWFDAFVMNVDRTPRNANLLSWHHELYFIDHGASIYVHHDWESMLERAESLFREVKHHVLLPWASALDAADEQAHTLLTTGRIEEILEAVPDKWLMREGEAGLSADEKRRVYADFFARRLKASAKFVEEANRARAELV encoded by the coding sequence ATGCAGCTTAGAACGGTAAGGGCAACGCAATATGTCACGGCTCTGCGCGAGGGCGGAAGTATGCCCGCTATCGTCGCCGCCGACGATCTCGGCCTGTATGTGCTGAAGTTTCGCGGCGCGGGACAGGGACCACTGGCTCTGGTGGCCGAGCTTGTTGCCGGTGAGATTGGCCGCGAGCTGAGGCTGAATGTGCCGGAGCTGGTCTTTATGGAGGTCGATGCGGCGCTCGGCCGCAACGAACCGGACCAGGAGATTCGCGATCTGCTAAAGGCGAGCGTTGGGTTGAACCTCGCGCTCGACTATCTTCCCGGCTCGACGATGTTTGATCCGGCTGCGGGCGACAAGGCCGACGCGAGGACGGCGTCGATGGCTGTGTGGTTCGATGCCTTTGTGATGAATGTTGATCGCACGCCGCGCAACGCAAATCTGCTGTCGTGGCATCACGAGCTTTACTTCATCGATCACGGCGCTTCAATCTACGTGCATCATGACTGGGAGTCGATGCTGGAGCGCGCGGAGTCGTTGTTCCGTGAGGTGAAGCATCACGTGCTGCTGCCATGGGCCAGCGCGCTCGATGCGGCGGATGAGCAGGCACATACGCTGCTTACAACAGGACGCATCGAGGAGATTCTCGAAGCGGTGCCGGATAAATGGCTGATGCGCGAAGGCGAGGCGGGGCTTTCTGCCGATGAGAAGCGCCGCGTCTATGCAGATTTCTTCGCGCGCCGTCTGAAGGCGTCGGCGAAGTTTGTAGAGGAGGCGAACCGTGCCCGTGCCGAGCTCGTTTGA
- a CDS encoding DUF3037 domain-containing protein has translation MPSSFDYAVVRVVPRVEREEFINAGVIVFCLEYRFLAARVVVDEARLKALWPKLDVELVRRHLEAIPKVAAGDIAAGPIAKLSQRERFHWLVSPRSTIIQVSPVHTGLCEQGPENMIEELAERFLGHALERM, from the coding sequence GTGCCGAGCTCGTTTGATTACGCCGTGGTGCGCGTCGTACCTCGCGTCGAGCGCGAGGAGTTCATCAACGCGGGCGTGATCGTCTTCTGCCTCGAATACAGGTTCCTTGCGGCACGCGTCGTCGTCGACGAGGCGCGGTTGAAGGCGCTCTGGCCGAAGCTCGATGTCGAGCTGGTGCGGCGACATCTCGAGGCGATCCCGAAGGTGGCAGCGGGCGACATCGCCGCAGGGCCGATTGCGAAGCTTTCGCAGCGCGAGCGCTTCCACTGGCTGGTCTCGCCACGCAGCACCATCATTCAGGTCTCGCCCGTGCATACAGGCCTCTGCGAACAGGGTCCGGAGAACATGATCGAGGAGTTGGCGGAGCGGTTTTTGGGCCACGCGCTTGAACGTATGTGA
- a CDS encoding pyrroloquinoline quinone-dependent dehydrogenase: protein MKTETDWPNYGNDPGGMRHSSLTQIGRENVAKLKVAWTYHTGDISDGRDGRKRSGFETTPILVDGRLYLTTPFNRVIALDPSTGKQLWAYDPKIDLSLSYGDGLINRGVATWVDPARAATKLCRRRIFEATLDARLLALDAATGQPCPDFGSSGQVNLRDVPGYEHANLGSAPPAWYHMTSPPVTMDDLVIVGSSIDDNNRTDMPSGVVRAFDARTGALRWRWDPIPRNIKDSTSWVSGAANAWSIMAVDVARDLVFVPTGSASPDYYGGLRPGDDKWANSVVALHAKTGKMAWGFQLVHHDLWDYDTASPPLLATVPHEGKDTPVVIQGNKTGFLYMLHRDTGKPVFPVEERAVPQSDVPGESASLTQPIPVAPPPLAPQHISAEDAWGPTPADRDACRAAIAKLRNEGIFTPPSVQGTLAIPGNLGGMNWSGYAYDPRHNLLIVNTNNLLARVRLIPRDKIDSDNEDGSMALQRGTPYAMLRRFLQSPSDLPCGTPPWGMLTAVDMAKGTIRWQVPFGSMQNFGGQHGSVPPGSISLGGPITTESGLIFIAGTTDSKIRAFDVENGKELWSAELPAAGNATPMTYEFDGKQYLVIAAGGHQGIPEDPLGDALVAFALP from the coding sequence ATGAAGACCGAAACAGATTGGCCGAATTACGGGAACGACCCCGGAGGCATGCGTCATTCCTCACTCACTCAAATCGGCCGAGAAAATGTGGCGAAGCTCAAAGTTGCCTGGACGTATCACACAGGCGATATCTCCGATGGCCGTGATGGCAGAAAGCGCAGCGGCTTCGAGACCACTCCGATTCTTGTTGATGGCAGACTCTATCTCACCACTCCGTTCAATCGTGTGATTGCTCTTGATCCTTCCACGGGCAAGCAGCTGTGGGCTTACGACCCTAAGATCGACCTGAGCCTTTCTTATGGAGACGGCCTGATCAATCGCGGCGTCGCTACCTGGGTCGATCCGGCGCGGGCAGCTACAAAGTTGTGCAGGCGCCGCATCTTCGAGGCGACGCTCGACGCGCGATTGCTCGCGCTCGATGCTGCGACCGGGCAGCCGTGTCCTGACTTCGGTTCATCGGGTCAGGTGAATCTGCGGGATGTGCCGGGATATGAGCATGCCAACCTCGGTTCTGCTCCGCCAGCGTGGTATCACATGACCTCGCCGCCGGTAACGATGGATGACCTGGTCATTGTTGGATCGTCGATTGACGACAACAACCGCACCGATATGCCTTCCGGCGTCGTTCGTGCGTTTGATGCGCGTACAGGAGCGTTGCGCTGGCGCTGGGATCCGATCCCGCGGAATATAAAGGATTCGACGTCATGGGTGAGCGGAGCCGCGAATGCATGGTCAATTATGGCGGTCGATGTTGCGCGGGACCTCGTGTTCGTACCGACGGGAAGTGCAAGCCCGGACTATTACGGCGGCCTGCGCCCAGGTGACGACAAGTGGGCCAATTCCGTCGTTGCTTTACATGCAAAGACCGGGAAGATGGCATGGGGTTTTCAGCTGGTTCATCACGATCTGTGGGACTATGACACGGCCTCTCCACCGCTGCTGGCAACCGTGCCTCACGAAGGCAAGGACACTCCCGTGGTCATTCAAGGGAACAAGACCGGCTTCCTGTATATGCTCCATCGCGATACAGGCAAGCCTGTATTCCCCGTTGAAGAGCGAGCTGTGCCACAAAGCGATGTGCCGGGCGAGAGCGCCTCGCTGACGCAACCTATCCCTGTAGCTCCTCCGCCACTGGCTCCGCAACACATCTCCGCCGAGGATGCGTGGGGGCCAACGCCGGCAGATCGTGACGCCTGCCGCGCAGCCATCGCCAAGCTTCGCAATGAAGGCATCTTCACGCCCCCCAGTGTGCAGGGCACGCTCGCGATACCGGGAAACCTCGGCGGCATGAACTGGAGCGGATATGCGTATGATCCGCGGCACAATCTGCTGATCGTGAATACGAATAACCTGCTGGCGCGCGTGCGGCTGATTCCGCGTGACAAGATCGACTCGGACAACGAAGACGGGAGCATGGCGTTGCAACGCGGCACACCTTACGCCATGCTGCGGCGCTTTCTGCAATCTCCATCGGATCTGCCGTGCGGAACGCCTCCGTGGGGTATGTTGACGGCGGTTGATATGGCGAAGGGAACGATACGCTGGCAGGTGCCGTTCGGCTCCATGCAGAACTTCGGCGGTCAGCATGGTTCCGTACCGCCGGGGTCGATCAGCCTGGGGGGTCCGATCACGACGGAAAGCGGTCTCATCTTCATTGCAGGCACAACGGATTCGAAGATACGAGCATTCGATGTGGAGAATGGAAAAGAGCTGTGGAGCGCGGAGCTGCCCGCCGCTGGAAACGCGACACCGATGACGTACGAATTCGACGGCAAACAGTATCTGGTGATTGCCGCAGGCGGACATCAAGGCATCCCGGAAGATCCTCTTGGCGATGCACTCGTTGCTTTCGCACTGCCCTAA